From Planctomycetota bacterium, a single genomic window includes:
- a CDS encoding tetratricopeptide repeat protein: MRSNNGNLNPVNETANRCVFECACLSPSRKSRTMNRIIAAAMFLLTMSALLARAADNDAPAVPLKPAAASAMTEDQLKLWNSPAFQKEFTQSYIAETEIEPRVTAEERDEMQKILGLMAADKVDDAVQMILKKRTPASSAVFDFTLANIYFQKEQFDQAIEEYQAAVKKHDKFRRAWKNLGIIFIKQSKFEQALPALTKVIELGGGDKTTYGLLGFAYASIGDNLASESAFRMAILMDPGTMDWKMGLLSALFKQQRYTDVQALCGQLLSDNPNRADLWMIQANAFIGLNDPMKAAQNFEMVDRLGKSTPASLNLLGDIYINSELYGLAVKTYERAMMLDPKAKPDRAIRAAKVLTTRGAMDETRDIVAKIEEIHKDDLAPEDKKDLLKLQARLAVAAGAGEEEAKVLEQIVEIDPLDGEALILLGQHAGRANDDAKAVFYYERAEALPDYEADAKVRHAQLLIGKGKYDEALPLLRRAQQIKPRENIQKYLEAVERIAKSK, encoded by the coding sequence ATGCGGTCAAACAATGGAAATTTGAACCCGGTAAACGAAACGGCGAATCGGTGCGTTTTCGAATGCGCGTGCCTATCACCTTCCCGAAAGAGTAGAACCATGAATCGAATCATCGCCGCCGCAATGTTCCTATTGACGATGTCCGCGCTGCTGGCGCGGGCCGCGGATAACGACGCCCCGGCCGTGCCGCTCAAACCCGCCGCCGCCTCGGCCATGACGGAGGATCAGCTCAAACTGTGGAACTCGCCCGCATTTCAAAAGGAGTTCACGCAAAGCTACATCGCCGAGACGGAGATCGAGCCGCGCGTCACGGCCGAGGAGCGTGATGAGATGCAGAAGATTCTCGGGCTCATGGCCGCGGACAAGGTGGATGACGCGGTGCAGATGATTCTCAAGAAGCGCACGCCGGCCTCAAGCGCCGTCTTCGACTTTACACTGGCGAATATCTATTTCCAGAAGGAGCAGTTCGATCAGGCGATCGAGGAATATCAGGCGGCGGTGAAAAAGCACGACAAATTCCGTCGTGCATGGAAGAATCTGGGCATCATTTTCATCAAGCAGTCAAAATTTGAACAGGCGCTGCCGGCGTTGACGAAAGTCATCGAACTGGGCGGCGGGGACAAGACCACATACGGTCTGCTCGGCTTCGCCTATGCGTCGATCGGCGATAATCTGGCGTCAGAGTCGGCGTTCCGCATGGCGATCCTGATGGACCCGGGGACGATGGACTGGAAGATGGGGCTGCTCAGCGCGCTGTTCAAGCAGCAGCGGTACACGGATGTACAGGCCCTGTGCGGGCAGCTCCTTTCGGACAATCCCAACCGCGCGGATCTGTGGATGATTCAGGCCAATGCGTTCATCGGGCTCAATGATCCGATGAAGGCGGCCCAGAACTTCGAGATGGTGGATCGGCTTGGCAAGAGCACGCCCGCGAGTCTGAATCTCCTGGGCGACATCTACATCAACAGCGAGCTGTACGGACTGGCGGTTAAGACCTATGAGCGGGCCATGATGTTGGACCCGAAGGCCAAACCGGACCGGGCGATCCGAGCGGCGAAGGTGCTCACCACGCGCGGCGCGATGGACGAGACACGCGACATCGTCGCGAAAATCGAGGAAATCCACAAGGACGATCTGGCGCCGGAGGACAAAAAGGATCTGCTCAAATTGCAGGCACGGTTGGCGGTTGCGGCAGGGGCGGGCGAAGAGGAGGCGAAGGTGCTCGAACAGATCGTCGAGATCGATCCGCTGGACGGCGAGGCGTTGATTCTGCTCGGTCAGCATGCAGGTCGCGCCAACGACGATGCCAAGGCGGTCTTCTATTACGAGCGTGCGGAGGCGCTGCCGGACTACGAAGCGGACGCCAAGGTGCGTCACGCCCAACTGCTCATCGGCAAGGGCAAGTACGACGAAGCGCTGCCGTTGTTGCGCCGGGCGCAGCAGATCAAGCCGCGGGAGAACATTCAGAAATATCTGGAGGCGGTGGAGAGGATCGCGAAATCGAAATGA
- a CDS encoding TonB family protein: MAVVAGAMVMTLTLFMVLPLLQAISKPPTQDVIVQNIDTAEAPPPPPPPPEEPKKEEEQEEKPPELTPEAQPMDLQQLAMALNPGIGDGWGTVDISTKLNTIGQSSAGGDGLFSMDDLDQKPRAIYQPGPLLNTQIRKKAPGTVYIIFIVDASGRVQNPIVQKSSDPVFDQPALNAVKQWKFEPGKRNGESVRFRMRVPITFPKE; the protein is encoded by the coding sequence TTGGCCGTCGTGGCTGGCGCGATGGTGATGACGTTGACATTGTTCATGGTCCTGCCGCTGCTTCAGGCCATCAGCAAGCCGCCGACGCAGGATGTCATCGTGCAGAACATCGACACGGCAGAGGCGCCTCCGCCGCCTCCTCCGCCGCCGGAGGAGCCCAAGAAGGAAGAGGAGCAGGAGGAGAAACCGCCGGAACTGACGCCCGAGGCACAGCCGATGGATCTTCAGCAGTTGGCGATGGCCCTGAACCCGGGGATCGGCGACGGCTGGGGCACGGTGGACATTTCCACAAAGCTCAACACGATCGGTCAGAGCAGCGCCGGCGGAGATGGTCTGTTCAGCATGGACGACTTGGACCAGAAACCGCGCGCGATCTATCAACCCGGGCCTTTGCTCAATACGCAAATTCGCAAAAAGGCGCCTGGCACGGTCTATATCATCTTCATCGTTGATGCCTCCGGCCGCGTGCAGAATCCGATTGTTCAAAAGTCGAGCGATCCGGTCTTCGATCAGCCGGCGCTCAATGCGGTCAAACAATGGAAATTTGAACCCGGTAAACGAAACGGCGAATCGGTGCGTTTTCGAATGCGCGTGCCTATCACCTTCCCGAAAGAGTAG
- a CDS encoding biopolymer transporter ExbD → MGRFRDTGSDDGNEPGIDMSPMIDCVFILLIFFIVTTTFVEETGVQVDKPQAASSQRLEKTSILIALTKKGEIVYGGREIGISGVQPLIKRMLQKEEIPVIIQADNNSQSGMLVRIIDEAKLAGATKVSVATSKAKS, encoded by the coding sequence ATGGGACGATTTCGCGATACTGGATCAGATGACGGCAACGAGCCGGGGATTGACATGTCCCCAATGATCGACTGCGTGTTCATCCTTCTGATCTTCTTCATCGTGACGACGACCTTCGTCGAGGAGACGGGCGTGCAGGTGGACAAGCCACAGGCGGCCTCGTCGCAGCGTCTTGAGAAAACGAGCATTCTTATCGCGCTGACCAAGAAGGGCGAGATCGTCTATGGCGGTCGTGAGATCGGCATCAGCGGCGTACAGCCCCTGATCAAACGCATGCTTCAGAAGGAAGAAATCCCCGTAATTATTCAGGCGGACAACAATTCACAGTCCGGAATGCTCGTGCGGATCATCGACGAAGCGAAACTCGCGGGCGCGACGAAAGTCAGCGTTGCGACCAGCAAGGCCAAGAGCTGA